The Helianthus annuus cultivar XRQ/B chromosome 16, HanXRQr2.0-SUNRISE, whole genome shotgun sequence genome includes a window with the following:
- the LOC110917505 gene encoding protein FAR1-RELATED SEQUENCE 5-like, giving the protein MEFSSIEQAYVFYQTYAKKAGFSARKGGEHHVGGIIKSKYFVCSKEGHKPQVFDENYSKLSKPYKRRNRPTIRTGCKAQIKLCSTDGVLFKVDKFVQSHNHSFVCPKDMHLLPAYRHLSETQEEMIWELGTLNLGPVKAFNIMRKRYGGFENVGATKDDCKNFRARIHSYIGQYDADMVINRLTDKKQFMVDYSFFHLVDENKRLTGLFWADGLCKRNYAEFGDVISFDATFKTNKYKMVFVPFTGIDNHRRNVTLGAGLLASESIESYKWLLQSFLNSFGKQSNVVVTDQDPAMKQAIEAVFDKSRHRLCMWHIMKKLADKVGHQLCNNEDFKRRMCDIVWTDSITPETFERDWKLIMIDFGLTENKWIDDMFGMRSSWIPAFYRHEPMSGLMRTTSRSESENHFFCQVANSQLTLVEFFNHFDGAMDIQRFNHRKNDHISRNTVPDNFSESTLEDDAMKIYTRSIFADQQAELQGTLSECLPMETKIEEPFLKISMKDWKAHGDGLLEECFKKGEDVIALCTCRRFEQYGLLCKHIYFVFKMFKVKEIPNKYVMRRWTKDVVPNDLNNTFDITVDGDDAHKKAKEVAYEIMQTGEYLIGNLIKDFDHLLIVRDRMREMKEMVDELRITKPIDPKFDRYSRLIGYEKPNTDDPPTVRVPTGIRNKGRGSHKRIKSKKEKIISLKGKRGRTCSHCNIKGHDIRTCKVLKGEATAADKVANKEGRKRRAIQLEKDPNLVDEEDEEVETGDEEEFEESDEAEDSDFECEDE; this is encoded by the exons ATGGAGTTCTCTTCCATAGAACAAGCATATGTTTTTTATCAGACAtatgccaagaaggcagggtTCTCCGCTCGAAAAGGAGGTGAACATCATGTTGGTGGTATTATCAAGTCTAAATATTTTGTGTGTTCAAAAGAGGGGCATAAACCACAGGTATTTGATGAGAATTATTCGAAGTTGTCTAAGCCATATAAACGTAGGAACAGACCGACTATTCGAACCGGCTGTAAAGCACAAATTAAGCTTTGTTCGACGGATGGGGTGTTGTTTAAGGTTGATAAGTTTGTTCAATCTCATAATCATTCATTCGTGTGCCCCAAAGATATGCACTTATTACCAGCTTATAGACATCTGTCTGAGACACAAGAAGAGATGATATGGGAGCTTGGTACATTGAATCTTGGGCCAGTGAAAGCCTTTAATATAATGAGAAAAAGATACGGAGGGTTTGAAAATGTAGGCGCAACTAAAGACGATTGCAAGAATTTTAGAGCTAGGATACATAGCTACATCGGacagtatgatgcagatatggttATCAATAGGTTGACCGATAAAAAGCAGTTTATGGTTGATTATTCATTCTTTCATTTGGTTGATGAAAACAAACGATTAACCGGCCTGTTTTGGGCCGATGGCTTGTGCAAACGTAATTATGCTGAGTTTGGAGATGTCATATCGTTTGATGCTACATTTAAAACCAACAA GTATAAAATGGTTTTTGTACCTTTTACTGGTATTGATAATCATCGTCGAAATGTGACACTTGGAGCCGGGTTGTTAGCATCCGAAAGCATTGAATCATACAAGTGGCTTTTACAGTCATTTTTGAACTCATTTGGTAAGCAGTCGAATGTGGTTGTCACTGATCAGGATCCCGCGATGAAACAAGCCATCGAAGCAGTGTTCGATAAGAGTAGGCATAGATTAtgtatgtggcacataatgaagaAACTTGCTGATAAG GTCGGACATCAGCTGTGCAATAACGAAGACTTTAAGAGACGTATGTGTGACATTGTATGGACAGATTCGATTACGCCAGAAACGTTTGAGAGAGACTGGAAGCTGATAATGATTGATTTCGGTCTAACTGAGAATAAgtggattgatgatatgtttggCATGAGATCTTCGTGGATCCCAGCGTTCTATCGTCATGAGCCTATGTCTGGGCTTATGCGGACCACTTCTAGATCAGAGAGCGAAAACCATTTTTTCTGTCAAGTGGCGAATTCTCAACTTACCCTTGTTGAGTTCTTTAACCATTTTGATGGTGCAATGGACATTCAAAGATTCAACCATCGGAAGAATGACCATATATCTAGAAATACAGTCCCCGATAACTTTTCTGAATCTACTCTAGAGGATGATGCCATGAAAATTTACACCAGGTCAATTTTTGCTGATCAACAGGCAGAGTTACAAGGAACACTGTCCGAGTGCCTTCCGATGGAGACTAAAATTGAGGAACCTTTTTTGAAGATAAGTATGAAGGATTGGAAAGCTCACGGCGACGGTTTATTAGAG GAATGTTTCAAGAAGGGGGAGGATGTAATTGCATTATGCACTTGTCGCAGGTTTGAACAATATGGATTGTTGTGCAAGCATATATATTTCGTGTTCAAGATGTTCAAAGTGAAGGAAATTCCCAACAAGTATGTAATGAGAAGATGGACTAAAGATGTGGTACCGAATGATCTTaataatacatttgatattactgTTGACGGTGATGATGCGCATAAAAAGGCCAAAGAGGTTGCGTATGAGATTATGCAGACTGGAGAGTATCTTATTGGTAACCTGATCAAAGATTTCGATCATCTACTTATAGTCAGGGATCGGATGAGAGAGATGAAAGAAATGGTTGATGAActtcgcataaccaagcccatcGACCCTAAGTTTGATAGATATTCAAGGTTAATTGGTTACGAGAAACCAAACACTGACGATCCACCTACAGTCCGTGTGCCAACTGGTATTAGAAACAAAGGACGTGGTTCACATAAGCGCATTAAATCAAAAAAAGAGAAAATTATTAGTCTAAAAGGCAAGAGAGGTCGGACATGCAGTcactgcaatatcaaaggtcatgACATTCGAACTTGCAAGGTGTTGAAGGGTGAAGCTACTGCTGCTGATAAGGTTGCCAATAAGGAGGGGAGGAAAAGAAGAGCAATTCAGTTAGAGAAGGATCCTAATTTAGTTGATGAAGAGGACGAGGAGGTTGAAACTGGTGACGAAGAGGAGTTTGAGGAGTCCGACGAAGCAGAAGATAGTGATTTTGAATGCGAAGACGAGTAG